One segment of Balaenoptera ricei isolate mBalRic1 chromosome 8, mBalRic1.hap2, whole genome shotgun sequence DNA contains the following:
- the MMP7 gene encoding matrilysin, giving the protein MIIPVSRTLSSTFGLDADDDKQSSTQPGGRSDPSGKKHQTNRKSESNHLWTAAMQLVVLAVLYAVSVLPGTLALQLPRKAGGMSELPWEQAQDYLKRFYPSDSKSRDPNSLEVELKQMQKFFRLPITGRLSSHIIEIMQKPRCGVPDVAEYSLFPDRPKWTSKVVTYRIVSYTRDLPHVIVNQLVAKAFNVWSKEIPLSFKRVSWGIADIMIGFARGAHGDPNPFDGPGNTLAHAFAPGPGLGGDAHFDEDERWTDGSSMGINFLYVATHELGHSLGLDHSSDPNAVMYPTYEEGDSKNFKLAQDDINGIQKLYGKRNDSRKN; this is encoded by the exons CCTCTGGCAAAAAACACCAAACCAACCGTAAGTCCGAGAGCAATCATCTCTGGACAGCAGCTATGCAGCTGGTTGTGCTGGCCGTGCTGTACGCTGTGAGTGTGCTGCCTGGCACCTTGGCCCTGCAGCTTCCCCGGAAGGCAGGAGGCATGAGTGAGCTGCCGTGGGAACAGGCGCAG GACTATCTGAAGAGATTTTATCCATCTGACTCAAAATCAAGGGACCCCAATAGTTTAGAAGTCGAACTCaagcagatgcaaaaattctttcgCCTGCCTATAACTGGAAGATTAAGCTCCCATATTATAGAAATCATGCAGAAGCCCAGATGTGGAGTGCCAGATGTTGCAGAATATTCCCTATTCCCAGATCGCCCAAAATGGACTTCCAAAGTAGTCACCTACAG GATCGTGTCATATACTCGAGACTTACCACATGTCATAGTGAATCAATTAGTGGCAAAGGCCTTCAACGTGTGGAGCAAAGAGATCCCACTGAGCTTCAAGAGAGTTAGTTGGGGAATTGCTGATATCATGATTGGCTTTGCAAGAGGAG ctcATGGGGACCCCAACCCATTTGATGGGCCAGGAAACACACTGGCTCATGCCTTTGCAcctgggccaggcctgggaggAGATGCTCACTTTGATGAGGATGAACGCTGGACTGATGGTAGCAGTATGG GAATTAATTTTCTGTATGTTGCGACTCATGAACTTGGCCATTCCTTGGGTCTGGATCATTCATCTGATCCTAATGCTGTGATGTATCCAACTTATGAAGAAGGCGATTCCAAGAATTTCAAACTTGCACAGGATGATATCAATGGAATTCAGAAATTATATG gaaagagaaatgattcaagaaaaaattag